In Lathyrus oleraceus cultivar Zhongwan6 chromosome 2, CAAS_Psat_ZW6_1.0, whole genome shotgun sequence, the DNA window GGATATAAATGAGGGTTCACATATCCCTAATATTTTAGGAAGACCCTTTTAGCCACATTTGGAGCCATCATAGATGTGAAGAAAGGAAGGCTAACATTTGAAGTTGGTGAAGAAAAGGTCGAATTTATTTTAGCTCAATTCTTATAGGCGCCAGCTATAGAAGATTCATGTTGTCTCTTGGACGTCATCGACGAATGTGTGAAAGAAATGAAGAGGGAACCATCCAAGTATACTGAGGCACTAAAGGTTTCAGCGCCTCCTATATTCTAAGACGATAATTGGCGTGAGCCATACGTAGATGACAGTCTGAGGGAATGTTTAGCACTAACGCCCACTCCGatgccatgcccaaagaaacATCTTGTAGAACTTAAAAcactacccaagaacctaaggTATGAATTCCTATACGCTGAGCTTAAacgaccagtaatagtcaacgctgacttAGGATAGATAGAAACTGAAAAATTACTTCATGTCTTAAGAAAGTATCCACAACTTTAGGCTATAACATCTCTgacctaaaaggaataagtcTATTTATAtgtatgcatcgcattatgctaAAGGAggactgtaaaacctctagagaacatcagagaagaataaatCCTATCTTGAGCGATGTAGTAAAAAATGAGGTACAAAAGTTTTTAGAAGCAGGAATTATATACTCGATATCCGACAGTAACTGGGTCAGCCCAGTTCATGtcgtaccaaagaagggaggtgTTACAGTTGTCAGAAACTAAGAGGTGGAATCCATAGCAAAACAAATTCAAATCGGATGGAGgatgtgcatagactatagaaaACTGAATAAAGCCACTCGTAAAGATCATTTCCTATTGCCTTTCatcgatcaaatgcttgaacgactgGCTAAACATTCTCATTTCTTCTATTTAGACGGATGCTCAATATTCttccaaattcctattcatccggatgaccaagaaaagactaccTTCACTTGTCCTTATGGTACGTTTTCTTATCGATGAATTATGTTTGGACTGTGTAACGCTTCTGCAACATTTCAGAGATGTATGATGTTGATCTTTGCTGATTTTATGGATGACATAATGGACGTGTTTATGGACGACTTCTCTGTTTGTGGGCAAAGTTTTGAAGAATGTCTTTCTAACCtagaaatggtacttgaaagatgtgttaaagttaaTCTCGTAttaaactgggaaaaatgtcatttcatggtccgacaaggaatTGTACTTGGACATGTTGTATCCGATCGAGGAATTGAAGTGGATAAAGCAAAAATAGAAATTATAGAAAATCTTCAACCATCGAAAACCGTTAAATAAATTCGCAGTTTCTTAGGACACGTCGGTTTgtaccgacgattcattaaagatttctctaaaataaccAAACCACTAACGGGCTTActaatgaaagatgttgaattcatatTTGATGAAGACTGCTTAAAAGCATCTGAACATCTGAAAAATGCTCTTATTACCGCACCCATTATGCAACCACCCGATTGGAGTAAGCCatttgagataatgtgtgaccCTAGTGATTATGTCGTTGGTGTTGTCTTgggacaaagaaaggataaaaagcttcatgcGATTTACTACGTAAGTAAAACCTTAGACAACACGCATATGAACTACGCCACCATAGAAAAGGAACTCCTAGTTGTTGTGTTCACTTTGGATAAATTGTGTTCCTACTTAGTAGGAGCAAAAATAATTGTCTATATCGACCATGCTGCAATTAGGTATTTGTTAAGTAAGAAGGATTATaaaccaagacttttaagatggatTCTGCTTTTACAAGAATTCGATTTAGAGATAAAGGATAAGAAAGACACTGAAAACGTGGTAGCATATAATTTCTCTAGGATTGAGGACCTAAAACCCGAACAAGTGCCCATTAATGACAATTTCCCCTACGATAGACCTGTAGCCCAGAAAGTGAAAGCAAAACAGTCGAATGTTCTTTAATGTATGATGACACATAAATTAATGAAGTTGTGGTATCAATTTTCACCAAAACCACGTTGTCATGGTATGCTGACTTTGTCAACTACTTAGCAGCTGAAGTACTTCGACCAGACTTAACTTACCAgcaaaagaagaaattcttccatgatcTTAAACATTACTATTGGGATGAACCCATACTCTTCAAGAGAGGCGCCGATGGTATTTTTCATCGATGTGTCCCTGAATCGGAAGTAAATGATATGATATCTCATTTCCACTTTGCATCCTATGGAGGGCATGCAAGCACCTCGAAGACTTGTATGGAAATCTTACAATTTAGCCTCTTTTGGCCTAGTCTATGGAAAAATGTCCATACCACGGTTACAAATTACGACTGGTGCCAACGCACTGGTAATATCTCTAGACGCGATGCAATGCCACTGAAAGGTATCTTAAAAGTAGAAGtctttgatgtttggggtatagatttcatgagccctttcccatcttcttttggtaacaaaTATATACTCGTTGCAATTGATTATGTATCGAAATGGATCGAGGCAGTATCTTATCCTACTAATGATGTACGAGTAGTCATCAAACTTTTCAAGAATGTGATTTTTCCTATATTCGGTGTACCGAGGATTGTCATTAGCGACAGTGGATCCCATTTCATTTCAAACATCTTTAAAAGACAGTCGCTCAAATATGGAGTTCGACACCGAGTAGCAACATCATACCACCCTCAAACAAGTGGGCAAGTTAAGGTTTCCAATAGAGAAATTAAGCAAATATTAGAGAAAACCGTTTCAACTTCTAGGAAATATTGGTCTGTAAAACTTCATGAAGCTCTGTGGGCTTATAGGACAGTTTATAAAACTCCAATAGGAACCACTCCATTTAAACTAGTTTATGGTAAATTATGTCACCTGCCTGTAGAACTCGAGCATAAAGCTTATTGGGCCGTTAAGACCCTAAACATGAATTACACAACCTCAGGAGAGAAAATAATCTTAAATATccatgaactagaagaacttagatTAGATGCTTATAAAAATGCCCATATTTACAAGGAAAGAACCAAACAGTGGCATGATAAACGAGTAACAAGGCAAGAATTCAACGAGGGTGACATAGTCCTTCTATTTAATTCTCAACTTAAATTATTTCCAGGCAAACTTCATTCAAGATGGTCAGACCCTTTTGAGGTCATATGAGTTTTCCAAAGTGGAGCAGTAGAAATAAGAGGTAAATCCAATGAGATATTCATTGTAAACGGGCAGCGACTTAAGCATTACCAAAGCGTAGAAAACAAAGATTTATGCATGAGTTACAAATTAGAAGAGTTGTCCGCTCTTTCGAAAAAATAACCCAATTATGAATTAATGTCGAGCTCCTGACAGTAAATGAAGCgctacgtgggaggcaacccatgatcttaagtttttattttcactcactacgccaaataagggaaaagagggcgcttattttggcctataacagcgcttttaagcgccctctaaagtggcgctggcataggtaaagacagcgctttgttttcctggagaaagcgctgtctaaagtggccctttaagggccacattatagtgcgctttcagaaaaaagcgccctctggagtggtccataaagggacaccttagagggcgctttctggaaaaagcgccctctaaagttgtcaatgtaaagtgtttagagggcgctttcaggaaaaagcgccctctaaagttgtcaatgtaaagtgtttagatggcgctttctggacaaagcgccctctaaagttgtcaatgtaaagtgtttagagggcgcttcctacagaaagcgccctctaaagtgttagttattttaaaaaaaattgtttgaaaaacagtggatatttaattggtaacctgttcgcatgctgcaaaagtgtaaaattcatattgatttcatcctttaatccaatgttatacaccattaatccattgatatatacaacatgaatccatttatatacaacattaatcctccatatatacaacattaatatatgattctttgatcaacaatatacaacaacatattcatgatttagtaaaagtacaacaacaatatacaacatatatacaacaacagcatacaacaacaacattccatacatatatgtacaacaatatacaacctagctatatgattctttgatcaacaatgaattgacacaattcatccttcatttcatccaaatgagctcttgagtaagatttgtattcctcaaagtactacaattaagagaataaaacatattcatgatttagtaacaaattagatgaaatatccgataatattaaaataaaccctaagttattattccataccatttttgggatgtctatacgattcaacgcaatgatatctctcataaatctcaatacaaaaaatctgcaatcgaccgaattattttgctgaggacactacacagaaaaacaaacaatatatatatagttaatttcttacaaacactattataagcaaaaaaacaaacactattataagcaaaaataagatacttaatatatacctgaactctgacccaggtaatgtccttcctattgcggtaattctttttcgatctaaattttagtattgccctaacaaaataaaaacgtatattgagatcaatctgacagacataattaaatatacaaatacacacgaatatttaggggaatttcacttacgcgtcaaccgtcttcttcatactcggatatttactccaatcacccgataatGAATCGAGATAATATACaattagtctcgaaagatccatagcaaccaacacccagtgaccactataaaataaaacaaaaatttagatgcatgaaaattttctacgtaaaagatatacatagattagaatgaaattattagaaagaaaatctaactcgttgccagaattaaacggtaaaaaatacaaactgggtgtagtattatcgccggcccccatgaatctatcgactagttcattctttacggatgttggatttttcgttataagcgttgtgttgatacgggaagcagcaataaaattgaatcggttacacaattcagttccccgcatcaatgttacatacatataccttaaatagaaacataataaacattagactactcattgaaatgtgtaaataaattgttcaactaagtaaataatagattgatcggagtaccatatgtatgtatgaatgacagcgatgcccaattcttcgtgttcaaaaagttgttgcatgtcctcctttgcaattatttcggaatgagcaaatccgaaaacaccttcatcaaaatctacactacggatggcgccgtgtataatatcggactcttccaccattttctcaagacgcatcataatttgagattttgtcccggacgtcgttggaggaatatcgttaccagcttttttcaactttcgaccgggaacctaaaaattcatataaattaaatcatgactttttgtgatgcaacagaatcgttgcgtatataattcaatgggtatatatatttgtacctctttttgagatgcaaccgactcgatgcgtcttgaaatccctttaccagctttatgcgtgggtcttgtaggagtctaacattaccatgtaataaggattgattaaatatcataattgtagctgaattgaaatgtgaatactaaatattcataatcatttagaacatatatacctcggcatctgggaaaattagatctgacggccatccaacaaaggatccgactgcttctcgcatcaacgttgtctctgaaacaacgtcaggtaatggtagaagcgcgtcggtatctaatacaaggtcaaccgaaactttcatatatcccaccgggaggggattatggtgaagtaattcacccgaagtgttgtgcacttttcccttgccaaccatgcgataagttggtgacgatagatacagctgacaaggtgaaatgccctaaaccaataataaatgttattgttaacgtgtatatgtgtcaagtaaaaaagtgctattttaatttcataataacatatataattacctcgggaaatttcggttgacaattgatactagctcggtcactagtatcttttgcctcggaggcgcacctttcctctctataccttgcattctcgttttgcagttggagtacttgtgcccttaactccgccaaggtctccatcacctctttgttggtaggattttttgattttggttttttataaaatgacgacggagtcacaccaaaacccttacccctcacacgaccggaatactcaggaacatttagtactcgactaagtacgctcctgcaatcctggacctcggttgaaggtaaggtttgggataaagtctcctgaaatattattagaggagattaaaaatgaattatatgtctaacaaaattttcgatataattaaagaaataatgttacatatacttacacattcgtcataaacattttggaccgcttcaacgacagccccatccttcccaacccgagcagccttccataatacgtgctccggaagagatgttgcgtcacttttctcctcggctagctacacattgaattagattataagatcatcaattataacatattgtgacaatgtataagctcatagcatttgaatatactcacaattctttgttgtaaccgtgcatatcccgtacgcccttttttgtacggatacgcgggttttgatgtccttttccgatttttgtcgcttacttcctggataaaaaagtttaaggcatattagaaccaagtaacttaacaattgtataataccataattaatagacattacatggaatttttcgtttcttcgtttggcgacaaagttatcccattcatcggctgaaataatctcggcatacttcattggtcgttctgcttcaacaaattttccttcctcatccttgagaaatttgttggacaaaaaggatcgaaatcctcggagtctttttccggccaattgaatacaatatttttgccggctttcatcgatgtgaaaggatctctaaaaaacatacacatggagtgtgttattataaagtaatattataacaatatatggtcaacaaatagtcaacaaaaaaaacatataacaatatatggtaagtacctgtatctcggaccatattttttctttgccaaccttcaagtccggacttctccaattatcacatgtaatcggaatatgttgtcgaacaaggaaaccaatgtaacttgccaacattgaaccgttaggctcaattagttggtcttcagcactccaatgtacttcaaattttacacccttgtctcttgcacgaatgattgacttcataacagtcaatcttcgtttgatttctttttcaacattgttacgtgatccattcgcgtcatgggtatcgtcttggttagccattttatctgtaatatagaaatgattcaataagacccaagtaagacaatgattcaatacgtgaacacattcatataccttccatttctctcatgttacaaaaatctaaactctttttttttatcattattgaatacaaactcacacacacctactgcatgcaaaagaccaatgcaaacttatggtgtttggaacatgaacaaacttgcatccataatcatcaaacttccaagcacaagctcaaacacacttcaaatgatatcagttttcaatcagaaataaaaaactcagtttgccctaaacaacattaatcaacataatgcacaaaatgtaaaactaagtttagaaaatgccctaatcaaacacatgaagaaagtgaacggtaacgatggagaagagaaataccttcaaggtgacggtaacgatggagaagaaagtgaacagtgacggtggacgcagataactcagtgaacgtgaacgcagcagcagaaaaaggcgacggcgacgatgacggtgagggagggagaacgaacagaggacgagagtaatcgcagtagagagtaatcgcagtagagagaaaacccagttacgtaaacgaaatagcttatagagagggaaaataaagagacatgcagtatatgttataattttaatgtttactaaaggggaccttagagggcgcttgtgtaaaaaaagcgccctctaaagggggcctaagagggcgcttctaaaagcgctctctaaggctttccaaaagcgccttctaaactggaaatgtacatggacttagagagcgcttttttaaaagcaccctctaagggtaaccttagagggcgctttcactaaagcgccctctattgttgtccctccatttcctcattattatttttttttggcttcactttagagggcgctttgttacaaaagcgccctctaaagggggcctaagagggcgcttctaaaagcgctctctaaggctttccaaaagcgccttataaactggaaatgtacatggacatagagagcgcttttttaaaagcgccctctaaggttacccttagagggcgctttcaataaagcgtcctctattggtgtccctcca includes these proteins:
- the LOC127123886 gene encoding uncharacterized protein LOC127123886; this translates as MLASYIGFLVRQHIPITCDNWRSPDLKVGKEKIWSEIQRSFHIDESRQKYCIQLAGKRLRGFRSFLSNKFLKDEEGKFVEAERPMKYAEIISADEWDNFVAKRRNEKFHVMSINYGIIQLLSYLVLICLKLFYPGIKSGRSTSAAK